The Drosophila sulfurigaster albostrigata strain 15112-1811.04 chromosome 3, ASM2355843v2, whole genome shotgun sequence genomic sequence TCTTGCAGTCTATTCTCAATGAAAAGTCAACAACAAGTGCTTAAACATTTTATCTACGTTGCACGCAAATTAATGAGTAATTTATAAACAGCAAATTAAGTTTTGTTACACATCATTAGTCAGTACTTATTTCAAATGTTCTATACTATATTTCCAGTTAATATCCATCACGAAAGGTGCATTGGTCTGTGGCATTCTGACGCGAGCATTCATCTGAAATTGTCCAGCGGGATGAAACGCGGGCATTGCAAAAAGTGCAGCTACATTTTTCATAAAGTAAACCTTTGGTGGAATGGGACACTTGAAGGTGGTATTAACCAGTATCTTACGATAGGTAGAGCCCAAGACTTTGTTTATGATGGGATTGCTAAGAAACGGACAGCCATCCACGGTGATCTTGTACATAACTCTCTTGGTCTTTGCGGAGCGCGTGGTGATGGTGAGGTTAAAAGAAGGCGCTACCTTGGCGACACGAAAAGTGAAGAGTAAGATCTTGTTGGGCACTATATCAAAGTATTCCACATAATCATGATCACAATCGGTCTCAACTGATTCTATAATTGTTTTCACTTTGCCACGCACATTGACGATCTAGAAGATATGAAAGGTTAAGCGATAAGAAATTGCATCATTAAAATTCTACTACCGTTTCATTACAGTCAACTTCAAAGATTGGCAGAGTGTAAAGCAGACAAACTGTCAACCAACGCATTGTAACTACGATTAACAATCTCTTGTATAGGCTTTTTTACATGAgttcatttttatatgttgCGCATGGTTTCGATAAGCTTAACAATTAATTGAGtagcataatttattttaaattgtaaaaattcaaCAGTTTTGGAGTGTGGTATTGGTTAATTGGGTACATTTTCAGTAAATTCGACAACTGAAACATTATGAACTAATAGacaacaataattttgttatttttaatgaacaaaaagtaatagtattttttgtaagCATCATTGTGTATGCTTATCGAAAATAGATATCTAAGTCGTTATTGTACATAGTTactagaggtggagaactatcgatagtctGCGCCATCGATAGTGATTCATAGTTTCCATAAACTATCAGCTATCGACGATAGCAAGGAAAATCTATCATCGATAGTTGTCGATAAtgcagtaaaagaaaataatttaattagtttttaaaataatccaTAAGTATGAGAGTATGAAATTGGCTTTCAAAtctttatctaaaaataataaaaaaataattcaaatagtatggattttctattttttaggTTTATCTTAGctgctatttatatatttgtttcaaccaataattttgtacgcctatttgaaatgatttgtcCTGCTTTGCTGAAGACCCTCTCCGACTCTACGAAGGATGCGGGTAtacaaagaaatttgaaaaaatatcgACCACTATCGACGATAGCGATTCGATCGATAGCGATCGAGAGTGCGCGCCGCTATCGAGAGCGTGTTTCCACCTCTAATAGGTACTTACGGAGCGCGTTCTGGGCTTGAGAGTAAAGGTGCACTCGACACATAAAATCTGTTCAGTAAATTCAAGAGTGACACCATAAAATTGTGATCACAACTTGTACGAATTAAACTATGAATATCTtgatataaaacataaaattaaagtgaatttgaAGTTTTAGATGAAATTTTCTACCAAACCATAAAAGTTGAGAGGTAAGCCAGACTGATTATCGACTGTCTCATTACGATTGAATAAGCTATTGTGTGGTGAATTTAAATCTGATGAACATGCAAACACAATGATAACAGCTAAACTAAATTAGCTGCTTGCAGTGCTCAATTCGTGTGTTTAGTTAAATCTAGAAGTATTTGTGGCGTAAAAGTGAAAACAGAAATCGATTTCAAAGCTggttttattgcaatttggcCCACTGTGCAAATGGCTGTCATGAGTACTCGGCATTGTTGGTCATTTGGTCATAGACCGTGTTGCCATGTCCATGGCCGCCTTTTTTGATGCgggcttgtttttgttttagattgTTGGCTCGATGATGATGGGTAGCTCTTGGTTTTTtggcacgttgcacgttgaaCGTTGAACGTTGCACAGTTGCCTAGTTGCATGGTTGCAATGTGAAGCAAGAGAGTGGCAAAGCCAATGCAGTGCCACCTGACAATGTCTAATGATGATGGAGTAAGTGCAGCGGCAACTACATAATCACAGCCATAACGTcaaggcagcaacagcagtgcctattgttgttgttgtcgttgttgtagttgttgttgttgtctacgTGCAGACACGCAGGCAGTGAACCAAGCAGACAACCAACCAGCGAACCAACCAAACGagccagcaaacaaacaagctaACGCTGCTTGAGCCAACGAGTGTTGCCGTGTGGTAAGTGGGCTGCATCCTCCTCTCGCCTCTTTAGGAGGAGGCGTGGCGCTTTTTAGAGAGGGGCGGCGTTTTGTTATCgcacccacccacacacacacacaccccaacacacacacactgagggAAAACTCAATGAGTCAATGACTTTTTGGTGTCGCCCGTTGATGCGCGACGCGGTGTCGTTGTCattagcaacaacatcgacacgcactcacacatacacgtatACTAACTcacatacacttacacacacacatagaatgCAACCACATATGTCCGTTTGTTGGCGACTGTTGTGCCTTTGGCCACTGTGGGGACATTTGAGCGGGTCCAGCAATaaatttggcaaacaaacacgTTTTGGCttatgttttattgttgttgttgttgttcttgttgttgcctatTGCGGCTGATGTTTCGTTGTTGTCCTTGGCGTACCTAATGTATGTCAACGGCAACcagcgcagctgctgcttctgttctcttgctgttgttgttgttgttgcggctttccttttttgttttcctatTTTGGTTGACGTCCTTTTTTGCTCATTCAGATTCAGCAGCAGTTGAGTGGAGTACGGAGAATGAGTAGACTCTGATTCAGTTTGCTTTTTACGCATTCACGCGCCTCAAATTGGCCAACAGCATGTTaggaaaacaagaaaaacaaaaacaaattatatgttGCATGCTTTTAGGCTAAGTAATTATCATtttttggcagcagcaacacttggCACAACCATTTAGTGAGGCTCTTCCTGCTCACTCAGTAGACATAATTTCCCCAGTCGCTCATTAGCCGCACTCCGTGCCGTGCTCCATCCAACATGGCCCTAAGTGTGAAATTGTTTGGGTAATGCCAagtaaattatgcaaatatattatattacgaGTTCATAGATGTGTCCGCacagctctcgctctcttaaCTCTCAACTCTCCATCTCGCATCtcatcacagcagcagcccacgtacatttttgttgtgcataCATTGTTGGGCATGATTTGATTAAACTATTTACGCAGTGGAGTTCTAATATTATGactgaatttcaaatttatgggtgaaaatagtatatgtataaagacgagaaatttatgtaagaacagaaatacatttatttacattttattattaaaaatttacacagataataataactatattatttcatattccaGATAAATTGGTTGCGAACGGATTAATAAATGGTGGAaggtatttaataaatacttttgtgagGCAAATAACGCATATTTCAATAGGGTTTAGTTGTTCGGTCTAACAATCTTGTATGTTTCGATCTCTgtagtatatttcgaatgtacaatgttataccaaatatagtatggTCTttggtatctcatagtcgagcataCTCATATAGAGCCTTCTTACTTGCTCCAAACTGAATTTATATTACTTGATCTACATTTCAATTGATAAGAATGAACTGTAGAATACTCCAACTGTTTATATTCTATTCTGCATAAATCCGTTAGCTACTTAATTTTACTTGGAAAATATCAGAAGATTCTCTGCAGCAATGGAAGAACCATTTGTCACGCACTCATTCGATTATGCTGAAAATAAATGTCATCTAGccaaaataattgaaacatTAAACGAGGCGCTCAGCCATGGCGCAAGAAAGGCCTGCtccacaaaacacacacacacacatacacacacacacacacatagagagacgAAAGTCCAGTGTAAACACACGGAGCACAGCTGTTTGGTCTGCTTGTCGCAGCTCCCTCTACTTCATAGAGCTTCCTGCTCGTGCCTAACCacagacaacaaaatgttaGGCGCATGCGTCGAGTGTGCAGCGTCAAGTGCACCGCCAAAGCGGAAACACCACAGTCGACAACAGAAAGTGTTCGACACTCAGTTCAGTTGCTTTTCGAGGCTCGTAGGATACGCACGGCTCAGTCGGTTCAGAGAAATGCGGCAACCGAGTAGTGAACAGTGAGGTACTCAGTGTACTATCAATGTGAGAGTGCTGTGAGTTGAGTTTCAGAGTGTCGAGCTGTGGTGAATAGGCGCCGgcttaagagagagagagagtgcacgCTATCCAAAAAGAAGAGAGCGAGTACAGAGTGCAAAGAGCTTGACAGCATCACAGAAACAACGAGCATCGCAGTCAAGTTGAATCCTTGCAAGCGTGCAGTTGCCTCGAACGGAACGGAAGTGTTGCGTGCCGTGCGGGAGTGTTTGCcgtgtgcgcgtgtgtgtgtgcgtgagtgtgtgtgctcggAGTGTGCCGGCTTCAAAAGTCTCAACAAAACATGCTAAAACACAACAAAGTTCGCTTCGTTCGCAATTAGTCAACACAACAAAtcgcaaaatttattttcatcaGAAATTGTGCCAAatcaaaagagaaaagagaagaaaagaaattcgaattgaaatcgaaatcgaaattgagATGTAAAGCCGCCtttgaaattgaatcaaaattgCTCAATAAATCATTGCATAAACCGAtaggcaaacaaaacaaataaaacgagtCGGAACGGAGAGCAAACAAGCCAACGAACGACGTaaagtaaatcaaaatcaaaacagaaaACCGGAAAGCATGTGGATTAGTAGCCGCCTTTTTgtgatttgtttgctgctcAGGTTTGGTAGGTGCAACTTATaactcactctctttctctttctgtttctgtttctctgcCTTGCCTTTACCGCCTTTTATTTCTCTTGCAACTCTTAAGCCTGACTGCCGGCTTTATTTAGTCGAATCGCTTGGCACGCGCCGCAAAGTatgcttcaaattttttgttggcttgcgtgtctgtgtgtcttgGGAGtatacaagtgtgtgtgtgttgtggtaTGCCCATCAACAGCTGTCGGCATATTCCCTTTTCGTGCTCttcaaaaaaacacaaaaacttaTTATGCCAAAAGGCGCTAAGGCTCAGAAGGATTTTTTGGGATTTGATGGGGCAAAACAGCAAAGAGCTTATCAACAGTGTTTTTCCCTGGCCACAAATTAAACTGGTAATCTGAGTGTCGTCTATCACTTGTAGTATAAATGTCACACACAATTATATTTGTTCACTCGTAGTGCGAGCAGCtctgcataaataaataatattttaatttaaataaaaataataatctgcTGTGGCAAAAATGCGATTTCATGCTACAATGAGCATATATGAATACAAAACGTTTCTCCGAGGTGGAGAGGTGTTAACATAATTTATGGTTGAGCACTCGCTCTACGAGGAGCGAGCAGCGAGCTAAGTGCAAATGATTTGGTCGCTTTATGATATAGTCGAGGCCATAAAAATGATGCTCGtggcaacaaaaactaaaccGGCATCGCACAAAAtgcgtatacataatatgAAATTGCCTTATGATAAAAACCCAGGCGTCAATTTATGCCacaaaattgtgtgtgtgtgtgtgtgctcgcatatgtgtgagtgtgcgtgtgcttgtcTGCGTATGAAAGACTAATGAAATGTGTCAGGAACAGAGTCAGGAATAGTCGATCGAACTGTCAGAC encodes the following:
- the LOC133842848 gene encoding uncharacterized protein LOC133842848 isoform X1; amino-acid sequence: MRWLTVCLLYTLPIFEVDCNETIVNVRGKVKTIIESVETDCDHDYVEYFDIVPNKILLFTFRVAKVAPSFNLTITTRSAKTKRVMYKITVDGCPFLSNPIINKVLGSTYRKILVNTTFKCPIPPKVYFMKNVAALFAMPAFHPAGQFQMNARVRMPQTNAPFVMDINWKYSIEHLK